The proteins below come from a single Peromyscus leucopus breed LL Stock chromosome 13, UCI_PerLeu_2.1, whole genome shotgun sequence genomic window:
- the Fam126b gene encoding protein FAM126B isoform X2, protein MLGSERAVVEEWLSEFKALPDTQITNYAATLHRKKALVPALYKVIQDSNNELLEPVCHQLFELYRSSEVRLKRFTLQFLPELMWVYLRLTVSRDRQSNGCIEALLLGIYNLEIADKDGNNKVLSFTIPSLSKPSIYHEPSTIGSMALTEGALCQHDLIRVVYSDLHPQRETFTAQNRFEVLSFLMLCYNSAIVYMPASSYQSLCRMGSRVCVSGFPRQHEKQWKEICGRIVLDPEFMVQLLTGVYYAMYNGQWDLGQEVLDDIIYRAQLELFSQPLLVANAMKNSLPFDAPDSSQEGQKVLKVEVTPTVPRISRTAITTASIRRHRWRREGAEGLNGEESLNMNDADEGFSSGASLSSQPPGTKPSSSSQRGSLRKAATGRSAKDKETASAIKSSESPRDSVVRRQFGQPADLSLDSVELTPMKKHLSLPAGQVVPKTNSLSLIRTASASSSKSFDYVNGSQASTSIGVGTEGVTNLAAANANRYSTISLQEDRLGHAGEGKELLSPGAPLTKQSRSPSFNMQLISQV, encoded by the exons ATGCTGGGGTCCGAGCGGGCAGTCGTGGAAGAGTGGCTGTCGGAGTTCAAG GCGTTACCTGACACTCAGATCACCAACTATGCAGCAACTTTACACCGGAAAAAGGCGCTGGTTCCCGCACTCTATAAAGTTATTCAGGACTCCAACAACGAG ctCCTGGAGCCTGTCTGCCACCAACTGTTTGAGCTCTATCGCAGCTCTGAAGTCCGGCTGAAGAGGTTCACACTGCAGTTCTTGCCTGAGCTGATGTGGGTTTATTTGCGCCTCACAgtcagcagagacagacagagcaatGGCTGCATCGAAGCGCTCCTCCTAGGAATTTATAATTTG gaAATTGCTGATAAAGATGGAAACAATAAAGTGCTGTCTTTCACTATCCCTTCCTTATCCAAGCCTTCAATATACCATGAA CCCTCAACAATCGGATCCATGGCTTTAACAGAAGGGGCATTATGTCAGCACGATCTCATCAGGGTTGTTTACAGTGATCTTCATCCTCAGAGAGAAACATTCACCGCACAAAACCG gTTTGAAGTCTTGAGTTTCCTCATGCTGTGCTATAATTCTGCTATTGTGTATATGCCTGCCTCATCGTACCAGTCTCTCTGTCGAATGGGTTCCAG GGTTTGTGTGAGTGGGTTTCCGAGGCAACATGAGAAACAGTGGAAAGAAATCTGTGGTCGAATAGTATTAGATCCTGAATTTATGGTGCAACTTCTCACAGGAGTTTACTATGCCAT GTATAATGGACAGTGGGACCTTGGCCAGGAAGTACTTGATGACATCATTTATAGAGCTCAGCTAGAACTCTTTTCTCAGCCACTCTTG GTTGCCAATGCCATGAAAAACTCATTACCATTTGATGCACCTGATTCTTCACAAGAAGGCCAGAAAGTGCTTAAAGTGGAAGTCACTCCAACAGTGCCGAGGATCTCTCGGACTGCAATTACAACAGCTTCAATCCGTCGTCACAGATGGAGACGAGAAG GTGCTGAGGGTCTAAATGGAGAAGAGTCTTTAAACATGAACGATGCAGACGAAGGATTTTCATCAGGGGCTTCTCTCAGCAGCCAGCCACCTGGGACCAAGCCGTCCTCCTCTTCTCAGAGGGGAAGTCTACGGAAAGCAGCGACTGGGCGGTCCGCCAAAGATAAAGAAACAGCTTCTGCCATCAAATCCAGCGAGAGCCCGCGAGATTCAGTAGTGCGCAGGCAGTTTGGACAACCAGCCGATCTTAGCCTAGATTCAGTGGAGCTGACGCCGATGAAGAAACACCTGAGCCTGCCTGCTGGCCAGGTGGTGCCAAAAACCAATAGTTTAAGTCTCATCCGGACAGCCAgcgcttcctccagcaagtcaTTTGACTATGTGAATGGCAGCCAAGCAAGTACCAGCATCGGGGTTGGCACGGAGGGAGTCACTAACCTAGCAGCTGCAAATGCTAATCGATATTCAACGATCAGTCTACAAGAAGACCGGCTAGGTCATgctggagaaggaaaagagctcctCAGCCCAGGAGCCCCCCTAACCAAGCAGTCCCGATCCCCGAGTTTCAATATGCAGCTAATATCCCAGGTGTAG
- the Fam126b gene encoding protein FAM126B isoform X3 — protein sequence MWVYLRLTVSRDRQSNGCIEALLLGIYNLEIADKDGNNKVLSFTIPSLSKPSIYHEPSTIGSMALTEGALCQHDLIRVVYSDLHPQRETFTAQNRFEVLSFLMLCYNSAIVYMPASSYQSLCRMGSRVCVSGFPRQHEKQWKEICGRIVLDPEFMVQLLTGVYYAMYNGQWDLGQEVLDDIIYRAQLELFSQPLLVANAMKNSLPFDAPDSSQEGQKVLKVEVTPTVPRISRTAITTASIRRHRWRREDGFDFSNEADSSIPGSPIQHGSTDLGIKRVQEGEVRRTPEHGSPEPTSAAATTEGAEGLNGEESLNMNDADEGFSSGASLSSQPPGTKPSSSSQRGSLRKAATGRSAKDKETASAIKSSESPRDSVVRRQFGQPADLSLDSVELTPMKKHLSLPAGQVVPKTNSLSLIRTASASSSKSFDYVNGSQASTSIGVGTEGVTNLAAANANRYSTISLQEDRLGHAGEGKELLSPGAPLTKQSRSPSFNMQLISQV from the exons ATGTGGGTTTATTTGCGCCTCACAgtcagcagagacagacagagcaatGGCTGCATCGAAGCGCTCCTCCTAGGAATTTATAATTTG gaAATTGCTGATAAAGATGGAAACAATAAAGTGCTGTCTTTCACTATCCCTTCCTTATCCAAGCCTTCAATATACCATGAA CCCTCAACAATCGGATCCATGGCTTTAACAGAAGGGGCATTATGTCAGCACGATCTCATCAGGGTTGTTTACAGTGATCTTCATCCTCAGAGAGAAACATTCACCGCACAAAACCG gTTTGAAGTCTTGAGTTTCCTCATGCTGTGCTATAATTCTGCTATTGTGTATATGCCTGCCTCATCGTACCAGTCTCTCTGTCGAATGGGTTCCAG GGTTTGTGTGAGTGGGTTTCCGAGGCAACATGAGAAACAGTGGAAAGAAATCTGTGGTCGAATAGTATTAGATCCTGAATTTATGGTGCAACTTCTCACAGGAGTTTACTATGCCAT GTATAATGGACAGTGGGACCTTGGCCAGGAAGTACTTGATGACATCATTTATAGAGCTCAGCTAGAACTCTTTTCTCAGCCACTCTTG GTTGCCAATGCCATGAAAAACTCATTACCATTTGATGCACCTGATTCTTCACAAGAAGGCCAGAAAGTGCTTAAAGTGGAAGTCACTCCAACAGTGCCGAGGATCTCTCGGACTGCAATTACAACAGCTTCAATCCGTCGTCACAGATGGAGACGAGAAG ATGGCTTTGACTTCTCAAACGAGGCTGACTCGAGTATTCCTGGCTCCCCGATCCAACACGGCTCCACTGACCTAGGGATCAAACGTGTCCAAGAGGGGGAGGTGCGCAGGACCCCTGAGCATGGCTCGCCGGAGCCCACCTCGGCAGCAGCCACAACAGAGG GTGCTGAGGGTCTAAATGGAGAAGAGTCTTTAAACATGAACGATGCAGACGAAGGATTTTCATCAGGGGCTTCTCTCAGCAGCCAGCCACCTGGGACCAAGCCGTCCTCCTCTTCTCAGAGGGGAAGTCTACGGAAAGCAGCGACTGGGCGGTCCGCCAAAGATAAAGAAACAGCTTCTGCCATCAAATCCAGCGAGAGCCCGCGAGATTCAGTAGTGCGCAGGCAGTTTGGACAACCAGCCGATCTTAGCCTAGATTCAGTGGAGCTGACGCCGATGAAGAAACACCTGAGCCTGCCTGCTGGCCAGGTGGTGCCAAAAACCAATAGTTTAAGTCTCATCCGGACAGCCAgcgcttcctccagcaagtcaTTTGACTATGTGAATGGCAGCCAAGCAAGTACCAGCATCGGGGTTGGCACGGAGGGAGTCACTAACCTAGCAGCTGCAAATGCTAATCGATATTCAACGATCAGTCTACAAGAAGACCGGCTAGGTCATgctggagaaggaaaagagctcctCAGCCCAGGAGCCCCCCTAACCAAGCAGTCCCGATCCCCGAGTTTCAATATGCAGCTAATATCCCAGGTGTAG
- the Fam126b gene encoding protein FAM126B isoform X1 — MLGSERAVVEEWLSEFKALPDTQITNYAATLHRKKALVPALYKVIQDSNNELLEPVCHQLFELYRSSEVRLKRFTLQFLPELMWVYLRLTVSRDRQSNGCIEALLLGIYNLEIADKDGNNKVLSFTIPSLSKPSIYHEPSTIGSMALTEGALCQHDLIRVVYSDLHPQRETFTAQNRFEVLSFLMLCYNSAIVYMPASSYQSLCRMGSRVCVSGFPRQHEKQWKEICGRIVLDPEFMVQLLTGVYYAMYNGQWDLGQEVLDDIIYRAQLELFSQPLLVANAMKNSLPFDAPDSSQEGQKVLKVEVTPTVPRISRTAITTASIRRHRWRREDGFDFSNEADSSIPGSPIQHGSTDLGIKRVQEGEVRRTPEHGSPEPTSAAATTEGAEGLNGEESLNMNDADEGFSSGASLSSQPPGTKPSSSSQRGSLRKAATGRSAKDKETASAIKSSESPRDSVVRRQFGQPADLSLDSVELTPMKKHLSLPAGQVVPKTNSLSLIRTASASSSKSFDYVNGSQASTSIGVGTEGVTNLAAANANRYSTISLQEDRLGHAGEGKELLSPGAPLTKQSRSPSFNMQLISQV; from the exons ATGCTGGGGTCCGAGCGGGCAGTCGTGGAAGAGTGGCTGTCGGAGTTCAAG GCGTTACCTGACACTCAGATCACCAACTATGCAGCAACTTTACACCGGAAAAAGGCGCTGGTTCCCGCACTCTATAAAGTTATTCAGGACTCCAACAACGAG ctCCTGGAGCCTGTCTGCCACCAACTGTTTGAGCTCTATCGCAGCTCTGAAGTCCGGCTGAAGAGGTTCACACTGCAGTTCTTGCCTGAGCTGATGTGGGTTTATTTGCGCCTCACAgtcagcagagacagacagagcaatGGCTGCATCGAAGCGCTCCTCCTAGGAATTTATAATTTG gaAATTGCTGATAAAGATGGAAACAATAAAGTGCTGTCTTTCACTATCCCTTCCTTATCCAAGCCTTCAATATACCATGAA CCCTCAACAATCGGATCCATGGCTTTAACAGAAGGGGCATTATGTCAGCACGATCTCATCAGGGTTGTTTACAGTGATCTTCATCCTCAGAGAGAAACATTCACCGCACAAAACCG gTTTGAAGTCTTGAGTTTCCTCATGCTGTGCTATAATTCTGCTATTGTGTATATGCCTGCCTCATCGTACCAGTCTCTCTGTCGAATGGGTTCCAG GGTTTGTGTGAGTGGGTTTCCGAGGCAACATGAGAAACAGTGGAAAGAAATCTGTGGTCGAATAGTATTAGATCCTGAATTTATGGTGCAACTTCTCACAGGAGTTTACTATGCCAT GTATAATGGACAGTGGGACCTTGGCCAGGAAGTACTTGATGACATCATTTATAGAGCTCAGCTAGAACTCTTTTCTCAGCCACTCTTG GTTGCCAATGCCATGAAAAACTCATTACCATTTGATGCACCTGATTCTTCACAAGAAGGCCAGAAAGTGCTTAAAGTGGAAGTCACTCCAACAGTGCCGAGGATCTCTCGGACTGCAATTACAACAGCTTCAATCCGTCGTCACAGATGGAGACGAGAAG ATGGCTTTGACTTCTCAAACGAGGCTGACTCGAGTATTCCTGGCTCCCCGATCCAACACGGCTCCACTGACCTAGGGATCAAACGTGTCCAAGAGGGGGAGGTGCGCAGGACCCCTGAGCATGGCTCGCCGGAGCCCACCTCGGCAGCAGCCACAACAGAGG GTGCTGAGGGTCTAAATGGAGAAGAGTCTTTAAACATGAACGATGCAGACGAAGGATTTTCATCAGGGGCTTCTCTCAGCAGCCAGCCACCTGGGACCAAGCCGTCCTCCTCTTCTCAGAGGGGAAGTCTACGGAAAGCAGCGACTGGGCGGTCCGCCAAAGATAAAGAAACAGCTTCTGCCATCAAATCCAGCGAGAGCCCGCGAGATTCAGTAGTGCGCAGGCAGTTTGGACAACCAGCCGATCTTAGCCTAGATTCAGTGGAGCTGACGCCGATGAAGAAACACCTGAGCCTGCCTGCTGGCCAGGTGGTGCCAAAAACCAATAGTTTAAGTCTCATCCGGACAGCCAgcgcttcctccagcaagtcaTTTGACTATGTGAATGGCAGCCAAGCAAGTACCAGCATCGGGGTTGGCACGGAGGGAGTCACTAACCTAGCAGCTGCAAATGCTAATCGATATTCAACGATCAGTCTACAAGAAGACCGGCTAGGTCATgctggagaaggaaaagagctcctCAGCCCAGGAGCCCCCCTAACCAAGCAGTCCCGATCCCCGAGTTTCAATATGCAGCTAATATCCCAGGTGTAG